From the genome of Aspergillus fumigatus Af293 chromosome 1, whole genome shotgun sequence, one region includes:
- a CDS encoding putative esterase: MEGEWKVLAKTVLIMAHLLFFTVLNLFLSLLSSMVTGAAASATRSTTHSRNIDFDAAGWHPSIAERDDAPKVPLRILPLGASITWGYLSSTGNGYRKPLRDKLRFEGWEVDMVGSKSNGDMRDNDVEAHSGDVITQVHTAATNSLVYKPNVVLINAGTNDCDRNIDPANAGARMRSLIETLIHAPDMARTLIVLSTLIPSGSTSVEANRPSVNAQYRALVSNMRAGQNVSIVLADMDPPAPSPGNNWIKYPDSYADNKHPNDYGYSQMADIWYNAIYDAAKAGLIVEPADLSISPPGTCDKEYGSGVYAGGFTQQGTGEDDGIYRHDSEYSGALFSVRAGKGALDPYRDDDELFFFFGRLYTREYDDLIIFQKDTESGAVTFVPYTNHVHTEKKEFTKGGSFSTHNNCNPGGVHFIDVNGDGLDDYICIALDGTTYASINNGDGDAGRNKPPSFTDIGLWKSSEGHDQAHVRLADIDGDGRADYCVLADNGDITCWRNGWIEDVPAYWQPLGKRFTGKGMGDPRGVRFEDINGDGRDDWMWVDDDGATTTYTNSRSCIKGEVGDGLNVVWRQGFYQDANSGPTHPGMGGLFGTSGLRDQVYFARIYGEAADFGELGRQDYVFIEKDTSDKNLGPMYRIHVWKSKGAGGAKIKADGDRYCNMMGHNNGMMDYVWIHSTGRMRLYPNRGLVEVPTDGSSFWGGNQIIFDPTKEQIGTKLDRRDLHLADWDGDGACDIIWTDPDNQNKVQVWRNMIKETGRFNWEYHSSAATQLYCPEHRGLGFFDRPVHFADVSGNGKADYLCVEKDGRTWGWVNGDDGWEYIDQFKSSEQKDRANLHWADVNGDGKADMIWTDKFSGDGSVWYNLGRRDIKGSRYEWGPQGPRYQGAVEGSCTYFPDLDGDGRADMHSIWDSINNTAQTWYNQCAIKDHTGDDGPITDPNLPVSPASIDVVPH, translated from the exons ATGGAAGGGGAATGGAAGGTGCTAGCAAAAACAGTCCTGATCATGGCGCATCTACTCTTCTTTACGGTCTTGAATCtgtttctgtctcttctaTCATCCATGGTCACAGGAGCAGCTGCCTCTGCTACGCGATCCACGACCCATTCGAGAAATATAGACTTTGACGCGGCTGGATGGCATCCGTCCATAGCAGAACGAGATGATGCCCCGAAAGTCCCGTTACGAATCCTCCCTCTGGGCGCATCAATCACCTGGGGATACCTATCCTCAACCGGAAATGGATATCGCAAGCCTCTACGTGACAAACTCCGCTTCGAAGGCTGGGAAGTCGACATGGTCGGCAGTAAATCCAACGGTGACATGAGAGACAAT GACGTAGAAGCCCACAGCGGCGACGTGATAACCCAAGTCCACACAGCTGCCACCAACTCTCTCGTCTACAAACCGAACGTTGTGCTCATCAACGCCGGCACCAACGACTGCGATCGCAACATCGACCCAGCGAACGCGGGCGCGCGCATGCGATCCTTAATCGAAACCCTCATCCATGCCCCCGATATGGCCCGCACGCTGATCGTCCTGTCAACCCTGATTCCCTCCGGTTCCACATCCGTCGAAGCCAACAGGCCCTCTGTCAATGCACAATACCGAGCACTGGTCTCGAACATGCGAGCCGGGCAGAATGTCTCCATCGTGCTGGCAGATATGGATCCCCCGGCCCCGAGTCCCGGGAATAACTGGATCAAGTACCCCGATAGCTACGCCGATAACAAGCACCCCAATGACTACGGGTACTCCCAGATGGCGGACATCTGGTACAATGCGATCTACGACGCCGCGAAAGCGGGACTCATCGTCGAGCCGGCGGACCTCAGTATCTCACCCCCGGGGACCTGCGATAAGGAGTACGGGAGCGGAGTCTACGCGGGCGGGTTCACGCAGCAAGGGACTGGTGAAGATGACGGGATCTATCGACACGACAGCGAGTATAGCGGGGCATTGTTCAGTGTGCGCGCCGGAAAGGGAGCCCTCGATCCCTACCgagatgatgacgagctgttctttttcttcggcagGCTTTATACGAGGGAGTATGATGACTtgatcatcttccagaaggATACTGAATCTGGGGCGGTAACGTTTGTTCCTTACACGAATCATGTTCACACTGAAAAGAAGGAGTTTACCAAGGGGGGTTCATTCTCGACTCATAATAACTGTAACCCTGGAGGTGTGCATTTTATTGATGTGAATG GTGACGGGCTTGACGATTACATCTGCATTGCCTTGGATGGGACTACCTACGCAAGCATCAACAATGGAGACGGGGATGCTGGCAGGAACAAGCCTCCATCCTTCACCGATATCGGACTCTGGAAGAGTTCGGAAGGACACGATCAGGCGCATGTGCGTCTTGCTGACATCGACGGCGATGGCCGCGCCGACTACTGTGTGTTGGCGGATAACGGCGACATCACATGCTGGCGGAACGGATGGATCGAAGACGTCCCGGCATACTGGCAGCCGCTGGGCAAGCGCTTCACCGGCAAAGGCATGGGTGACCCCCGCGGCGTGCGGTTCGAAGATATAAACGGCGATGGGCGCGACGACTGGATGTgggttgacgatgatggcgcgACAACAACCTACACAAACTCCCGGAGCTGCATCAAAGGAGAGGTTGGTGACGGATTGAACGTCGTCTGGCGCCAGGGGTTCTACCAAGATGCGAATTCTGGCCCGACACATCCCGGGATGGGAGGGTTATTCGGGACATCCGGATTACGGGATCAGGTGTACTTTGCTAGGATATATGGAGAGGCGGCGGATTTTGGAGAGCTCGGGAGACAGGACTATGTGTTCATCGAGAAGGATACTTCTGACAAAAATCTTGGGCCGATGTATCGCATTCATGTGTGGAAGAGCAAGGGGGCGGGAGGGGCTAAGATCAAAG CCGACGGAGACAGGTATTGTAATATGATGGGCCACAACAACGGGATGATGGACTACGTGTGGATCCATTCAACCGGCCGTATGCGCCTCTATCCGAATCGCGGCCTGGTTGAAGTACCCACGGACGGGTCAAGCTTCTGGGGAGGCAATCAGATCATCTTCGACCCGACCAAGGAGCAAATTGGCACCAAACTTGACCGGCGCGATCTGCATCTCGCGGACTGGGATGGCGACGGAGCCTGCGATATCATTTGGACCGACCCCGACAATCAGAACAAGGTCCAAGTGTGGCGGAACATGATCAAAGAAACCGGGCGGTTTAACTGGGAGTACCATAGTAGTGCCGCAACCCAGCTCTACTGCCCCGAGCACCGAGGCCTTGGTTTCTTTGACCGTCCGGTCCATTTTGCGGACGTTTCTGGGAACGGCAAGGCCGATTACCTGTGCGTTGAGAAGGACGGCCGCACCTGGGGCTGGGTTAATGGGGACGATGGATGGGAGTACATTGATCAATTCAAGTCCTCCGAGCAGAAGGACAGGGCCAATCTCCACTGGGCCGACGTGAACGGCGACGGAAAGGCAGACATGATCTGGACCGACAAGTTCTCGGGAGACGGGTCGGTCTGGTATAACCTTGGCCGCCGGGATATCAAGGGATCCCGATACGAATGGGGACCGCAAGGCCCCAGGTACCAAGGGGCTGTGGAAGGCTCGTGCACTTATTTCCCTGATCTCGACGGGGATGGCCGTGCCGACATGCATAGCATTTGGGATTCCATCAACAACACCGCGCAGACATGGTACAACCAATGTGCCATCAAAGATCACACAGGCGATGACGGCCCAATCACTGACCCCAATCTACCTGTATCTCCTGCCAGCATCGACGTCGTCCCTCACTAG